In the genome of Dickeya fangzhongdai, one region contains:
- a CDS encoding YciY family protein, whose amino-acid sequence MKRSRNEVSRWRMQRQVQRRRSRWLEAQSRGYRHIHHVRYLLQKQQRRALLYAVAYEW is encoded by the coding sequence ATGAAACGCAGCCGGAATGAAGTCAGCCGTTGGCGTATGCAACGTCAGGTGCAGCGCCGTCGCAGCCGCTGGCTTGAGGCCCAGTCACGCGGTTACCGGCATATCCACCACGTGCGCTACCTGCTCCAGAAGCAGCAACGTCGCGCGTTATTGTATGCGGTGGCTTACGAGTGGTAA